A single Patescibacteria group bacterium DNA region contains:
- the serS gene encoding serine--tRNA ligase translates to MLDIKFIRENPDLIKEAARKKKVDFNVGELIKVDDKRRDLISIVEKARAKQNEVSDKISKLAGEERGIIISEMKELKESLHKDEEELKKVELAWQTLMLQVPNIPDISVPEGGSDESNQEIRKWGEIPKFDFEPKSQVELLESLNLADFVRGAKVSGSRSYFLKNDAVLLTMALWHFVIDALRESGFEDVFFSPSLAREESFIGTGWLPQGREEVYQTQDNLLLTGTSEVSMMAYHKDEILDTSELPKTYVAFSPCYRREAGSYGKDTKGLVRVHEFYKLEQIVLCEANHEESVRWHEEITKNSEKIMQALGIPYRVVVNCGGDLGLGQVKKYDIEAWVPSEGKYRETHSASYFHDFQTRRLNIRYRDKDGKVRFVHSLNNTAIATPRFLVPLLENYQQADGSVAIPEVLRKYMNKEIIS, encoded by the coding sequence ATGCTGGATATAAAATTCATAAGGGAAAATCCGGACTTGATAAAAGAAGCCGCTCGTAAAAAGAAGGTTGATTTTAATGTTGGCGAGCTTATAAAAGTTGATGATAAGAGGCGGGATTTGATTTCTATCGTTGAAAAAGCCAGGGCCAAACAGAATGAAGTTTCAGACAAAATTTCCAAGCTTGCCGGCGAAGAAAGAGGGATTATCATTTCAGAGATGAAGGAGCTTAAAGAATCTCTCCATAAAGATGAAGAAGAATTGAAAAAAGTTGAGCTAGCGTGGCAGACTCTTATGCTTCAAGTTCCGAATATTCCGGATATTTCTGTGCCGGAAGGGGGCAGTGATGAAAGTAATCAGGAGATACGAAAGTGGGGCGAGATACCTAAGTTTGATTTTGAGCCGAAAAGCCAAGTTGAACTTCTTGAGAGCCTTAATCTTGCGGACTTTGTTCGCGGGGCGAAAGTTTCAGGTTCTAGAAGTTATTTTCTAAAAAATGATGCCGTCCTTTTAACGATGGCTCTTTGGCATTTTGTTATTGATGCTCTAAGGGAAAGCGGTTTTGAAGATGTGTTTTTTTCTCCATCTCTTGCAAGAGAAGAAAGTTTTATCGGTACCGGTTGGTTGCCTCAGGGCAGAGAAGAAGTATATCAGACTCAGGATAATCTTCTTCTCACAGGGACAAGCGAGGTTTCAATGATGGCATATCATAAAGATGAGATTTTAGATACATCTGAACTGCCAAAGACTTACGTCGCTTTTTCTCCTTGTTATAGGAGGGAGGCGGGCAGTTATGGCAAAGACACGAAGGGACTTGTCAGGGTGCATGAATTTTATAAACTGGAACAGATAGTGCTTTGCGAGGCAAATCACGAAGAGTCTGTACGTTGGCATGAAGAAATTACTAAAAATTCCGAGAAGATAATGCAAGCGCTCGGCATCCCGTATAGAGTGGTTGTAAATTGCGGAGGAGACCTTGGACTTGGCCAGGTTAAGAAATATGATATAGAAGCTTGGGTTCCAAGCGAAGGCAAATATCGCGAGACGCATTCGGCTTCTTATTTTCATGATTTTCAGACGCGACGTCTTAATATTCGTTATAGAGATAAAGATGGAAAGGTTCGCTTTGTCCATTCTCTAAACAATACGGCTATCGCCACTCCGCGCTTTTTGGTGCCTCTTCTTGAGAATTATCAGCAGGCGGACGGGTCGGTGGCAATCCCCGAAGTTCTGCGAAAATATATGAACAAAGAGATAATTTCTTAA
- the rpsP gene encoding 30S ribosomal protein S16, whose protein sequence is MLKIRLKRVGRKHDPSFRVVLTDSRKAASKGEKELLGTYDPRRNNSKLNADKIKEWMSKGAQVSDTVYNLLVNLKIVDGKKRDVRPTIKVAEKESVVVKEAKEEGVATEVKEEETKVTE, encoded by the coding sequence ATGCTTAAAATAAGATTAAAACGAGTAGGAAGGAAACATGACCCGAGTTTTAGGGTTGTTCTTACTGACTCAAGGAAAGCGGCTAGCAAAGGAGAAAAAGAGCTTTTAGGAACTTATGACCCTCGTCGCAATAATTCAAAATTAAATGCCGATAAAATAAAAGAATGGATGTCCAAAGGCGCTCAAGTTTCAGATACAGTTTATAATCTACTTGTTAATTTAAAGATAGTTGATGGGAAGAAGAGAGATGTTCGTCCAACTATCAAAGTTGCTGAGAAAGAGTCAGTCGTCGTTAAAGAAGCAAAAGAAGAAGGCGTAGCTACTGAGGTTAAAGAAGAAGAGACTAAAGTTACAGAATAA
- a CDS encoding KH domain-containing protein — MKNTDQEFLEYVVKSLVDNPDAVKVDRKVDEMGVLITLKTDPADMGKIIGRSGNTAKAIRTLLRVVGMKNNARVNLKIEEPEGSTRSSVSRSVDEAIDDLKI; from the coding sequence ATGAAAAATACAGATCAGGAATTTCTTGAATACGTTGTTAAGTCGCTTGTTGACAATCCAGATGCCGTTAAGGTAGATAGGAAAGTTGACGAGATGGGTGTTCTTATTACACTTAAGACTGACCCTGCCGATATGGGAAAAATAATCGGTAGAAGCGGAAATACTGCGAAAGCCATCAGGACTCTTCTTAGGGTTGTGGGTATGAAGAACAATGCCCGTGTTAACTTAAAGATTGAAGAGCCGGAGGGAAGCACGAGGTCAAGCGTTTCAAGAAGTGTTGATGAGGCCATAGACGATTTGAAGATCTAA
- the trmD gene encoding tRNA (guanosine(37)-N1)-methyltransferase TrmD, translating into MTTFHIITIFPDILDSYLNESILKRAQKNKLIKIKVYDLRKFSKDKHKKVDAKPYGGGPGMVFKIEPIVRAIDSILKIKNQKSKIKDKTKIVLFSPVGKQFNQKLARDFSKKYKDIILIAGRYEGIDARVKKIFKAEEVSVGPYVLTGGELPAMVLIDSISRQVKGVLGSDKSLEDERGLGIPVYTRPEIVKFKDKNYKVPKILLSGNHKKIEEWRKKYTV; encoded by the coding sequence ATGACAACCTTTCATATAATTACAATTTTTCCGGATATTTTAGATTCATATCTTAATGAGTCCATCTTAAAGCGCGCTCAGAAAAACAAACTGATTAAGATAAAGGTATATGATTTAAGGAAATTCAGTAAAGATAAACATAAGAAAGTAGATGCTAAGCCTTATGGCGGCGGGCCCGGTATGGTGTTCAAAATTGAACCAATTGTTAGGGCGATTGATTCAATTTTAAAAATCAAAAATCAAAAATCAAAAATAAAAGATAAAACAAAAATCGTTTTATTTTCACCAGTCGGTAAACAGTTTAATCAAAAGTTGGCCCGAGACTTTTCAAAGAAGTATAAGGATATCATCTTGATCGCTGGACGATACGAAGGGATTGACGCTCGAGTGAAAAAGATATTTAAAGCGGAAGAAGTTTCTGTCGGCCCTTATGTATTAACAGGCGGGGAGCTTCCAGCGATGGTGCTTATTGATTCTATATCTCGACAAGTTAAAGGAGTGCTTGGGAGTGATAAGTCTCTTGAGGATGAAAGAGGGCTCGGCATACCGGTTTACACTCGACCGGAGATAGTGAAGTTTAAAGATAAGAATTATAAAGTGCCCAAAATCCTTCTATCTGGTAACCATAAAAAGATAGAAGAATGGAGAAAAAAATATACAGTGTAA
- a CDS encoding GtrA family protein, which produces MFTRRDFTLTIIAGILTGILSLPILKNLRIDFRYIRTFFIVGVPLSFIIGVYISSFFARRFVWIYQFSKYASVGFLNTMIDFGVLNLLSLMTGIYSGGYIIVLNSVAAIFSTTNGYFWNKYWTFGSEEKAHMREFIYFAIAGFTGLLINTTVVYFITTFTRLPGGVDGPLLENTAKVFATIASMAWNFYAFKFLVFKK; this is translated from the coding sequence ATGTTTACAAGGAGAGATTTTACATTAACTATAATCGCCGGCATACTGACCGGCATTTTATCTTTGCCAATATTGAAGAACTTAAGAATAGACTTCCGATACATAAGAACATTCTTTATTGTCGGAGTGCCGTTATCTTTTATTATCGGGGTTTATATATCTTCATTTTTTGCCAGGAGGTTTGTGTGGATATACCAGTTTTCAAAATACGCCTCAGTCGGCTTCTTGAATACAATGATAGATTTCGGCGTTTTAAACTTGCTCAGTCTTATGACGGGTATTTATTCGGGTGGTTATATAATAGTGCTTAACTCAGTCGCCGCTATCTTCTCCACGACTAACGGATATTTTTGGAATAAGTATTGGACTTTCGGATCGGAAGAAAAAGCTCATATGAGAGAGTTTATCTATTTTGCCATTGCCGGCTTCACAGGACTTCTTATAAACACTACTGTCGTCTATTTTATCACGACCTTCACCCGCCTTCCTGGCGGTGTGGACGGCCCCCTGCTTGAGAACACGGCGAAAGTCTTCGCCACTATTGCTTCTATGGCTTGGAATTTTTACGCTTTTAAATTTCTAGTGTTTAAGAAGTAA
- the dnaX gene encoding DNA polymerase III subunit gamma/tau, with protein sequence MESAVLYRKYRPKKFAEVLGQDHIVNILQNAVKLKRISHAYLFAGPRGSGKTSVARILASEAGASLNDVIEIDAASSRGIDEIRALREAVRLSPLESPYKVYIIDEVHMLTKEAFNALLKTLEEPPAHAIFILATTELDKVPVTIISRCQSFQFRKLPESIIQKSIINIAKKEGFTIDDESAGLVALLSDGSFRDAQSLLDQIISGINGNEIKGNEVRRFLAVPQKELIEDFIIAILKKDTEKGIEPIRKMKEAGLDVKIFLKLVLRDLQFILLMKIDKTIVGKLEDMLGESEFKFLENYKNDESVSIESLARALNILLGSYDSLGSSYLPDLPLELALVKISA encoded by the coding sequence ATGGAAAGCGCAGTTTTATATAGGAAATACAGACCTAAGAAGTTTGCTGAAGTCTTGGGTCAAGATCACATTGTAAACATTTTACAAAACGCGGTGAAGCTTAAGCGCATCTCCCACGCGTATCTTTTTGCCGGGCCGAGAGGCTCGGGAAAGACGAGTGTGGCTCGTATCTTAGCAAGTGAAGCAGGTGCATCATTAAATGACGTCATTGAGATAGACGCCGCTTCAAGCAGGGGTATAGATGAAATAAGAGCCTTGAGAGAGGCAGTGCGCCTTTCTCCGCTCGAGTCGCCGTATAAGGTCTACATCATAGACGAGGTCCACATGCTCACTAAAGAAGCTTTTAATGCGCTTTTGAAGACACTTGAAGAGCCTCCGGCTCATGCTATCTTTATTCTTGCTACTACAGAACTTGATAAAGTGCCAGTGACTATAATATCTCGTTGCCAGAGCTTTCAATTCCGTAAACTGCCGGAAAGCATCATTCAAAAGTCTATTATCAATATCGCCAAGAAAGAAGGGTTCACGATAGATGACGAGTCCGCAGGACTCGTGGCTCTTCTCTCTGACGGTTCTTTCCGCGATGCGCAGTCACTCTTAGATCAGATTATCTCCGGCATAAACGGCAATGAGATTAAAGGCAATGAAGTGAGAAGATTTCTTGCTGTGCCACAAAAGGAGCTCATAGAGGATTTCATAATAGCTATTTTAAAGAAAGACACTGAAAAAGGCATAGAGCCGATAAGGAAGATGAAAGAGGCCGGTCTTGATGTAAAAATTTTCTTAAAATTAGTATTGCGTGATTTGCAGTTTATCTTACTTATGAAGATAGATAAGACTATAGTTGGAAAACTGGAAGATATGCTAGGGGAGAGCGAGTTTAAATTTTTGGAAAATTATAAAAATGATGAAAGTGTATCTATAGAGTCGCTTGCCAGAGCGCTTAATATCCTTCTCGGCTCTTATGATTCACTTGGCAGTAGTTACTTACCGGATCTTCCTCTGGAACTTGCTCTTGTAAAAATATCCGCTTAA
- a CDS encoding VTT domain-containing protein, which yields MYKRLLIIIGIVAVAVILFWYFSAVQEAFYDTAIFFERYVRQNELLGFFIFLLIAILSALLSPLTNIPLIPVAVALWGVAPTMIILFIGWIIGDIIAYYAGRHIGGPLFRYIISIKRFDKWVVEIQKHTRFYMLLLLRIALPAELGYAFGIMRYPFAKYMAITFLAEIPFVLITTYASEAILAGERLKFFSLIAVLIAVFLVAMHIVRERKTTE from the coding sequence ATGTATAAACGATTACTGATTATAATTGGGATTGTCGCTGTTGCCGTGATTTTGTTTTGGTATTTTAGCGCAGTGCAAGAAGCCTTCTATGACACAGCTATATTTTTTGAAAGATATGTCAGGCAAAACGAATTATTGGGATTTTTTATTTTCTTATTGATCGCTATTTTGTCAGCGCTTTTAAGTCCACTTACTAATATACCGCTTATACCTGTCGCGGTGGCTCTCTGGGGGGTAGCACCCACTATGATAATTCTTTTTATAGGATGGATTATTGGGGATATCATAGCGTATTATGCGGGAAGACATATCGGCGGACCATTATTTCGTTATATTATTTCCATTAAACGTTTTGATAAGTGGGTTGTAGAAATACAAAAGCATACTCGCTTTTATATGTTACTCTTACTTCGCATTGCATTACCAGCCGAGCTTGGATACGCGTTTGGCATTATGCGTTATCCTTTTGCGAAATATATGGCTATTACATTCTTAGCTGAAATTCCATTTGTCCTTATCACCACATACGCAAGTGAGGCTATTTTAGCTGGTGAACGCCTAAAATTTTTCAGCCTTATTGCAGTTTTAATAGCTGTTTTTCTAGTGGCAATGCACATTGTGCGAGAAAGAAAAACTACAGAGTAA
- a CDS encoding endonuclease/exonuclease/phosphatase family protein, protein MKLITLNTWGGKAGKEKFLDFFKKYKDVDIFCLQEMWLRPHNFGQRKAGGVDLVYEQLMTKGVQEIAGVLSGHTSYFHPHLAVNYGLQILIKKNLKVIEDGDIFVYKHRGYVPEGDLGTHARNIQYVTLETDGRLITIINFHGLWNGQGKDDSEDRINQSKNILEFVSGLSGDFILCGDFNLLPGTKSLRMFDEHGLRNLIKEHNIISTRTSFYTKPIKYADYVFITNGIDAKEFKVLPEEVSDHSALLLEFN, encoded by the coding sequence ATGAAATTAATTACATTAAACACATGGGGAGGAAAAGCCGGAAAAGAAAAGTTTTTAGACTTCTTTAAAAAATATAAAGACGTTGATATTTTTTGCCTACAGGAAATGTGGCTTCGTCCTCATAACTTCGGGCAACGTAAAGCCGGTGGCGTTGATTTAGTTTATGAACAACTGATGACTAAAGGAGTGCAAGAGATAGCAGGGGTCTTATCCGGACATACATCCTATTTCCATCCTCACCTTGCCGTCAACTACGGCCTCCAAATCCTCATAAAGAAAAATTTAAAAGTAATTGAAGATGGAGATATATTCGTATATAAACATAGAGGTTACGTCCCCGAAGGAGACCTTGGTACACACGCGCGCAATATCCAGTATGTAACACTGGAGACCGATGGCAGACTGATTACTATAATAAACTTCCACGGGCTATGGAACGGCCAAGGAAAAGATGATAGTGAAGACAGAATAAATCAATCAAAAAATATATTAGAATTTGTAAGCGGTCTCTCGGGCGACTTTATACTCTGCGGTGATTTCAATCTCCTTCCTGGGACCAAGAGTCTTAGAATGTTCGATGAGCACGGTCTCAGAAATCTGATCAAGGAACACAACATCATCTCTACAAGAACATCTTTTTATACTAAACCGATAAAGTATGCTGACTATGTATTTATAACTAATGGAATAGACGCGAAGGAATTTAAAGTATTACCGGAAGAGGTATCAGACCACTCGGCGCTTTTACTAGAGTTTAATTAG
- a CDS encoding ASCH domain-containing protein, whose protein sequence is MGNKVIKFRDSLAKLILAGEKDLTWRLFDDKNFQKGDVIDLMNWNTKEIFGNAKLTDV, encoded by the coding sequence ATGGGAAACAAAGTAATCAAGTTTAGAGATAGTTTGGCAAAGCTGATTCTAGCCGGTGAAAAAGATCTTACTTGGCGACTTTTTGATGATAAGAATTTTCAAAAAGGAGATGTCATAGATCTTATGAATTGGAATACTAAAGAAATATTTGGCAATGCAAAACTTACCGATGTATAG
- a CDS encoding Gmad2 immunoglobulin-like domain-containing protein — MKKIIVIILILIASLIGLYFWSSPSAEAPMDMTSMAEKEGIIRVTTPLPEQVITSPLIVEGEARGYWFFEATFPLVLTDWDGRIIAQSYATALDEWMTEDFVPFRGVLEFEEPEFIGEFSNRGALILKKDNPSGLPEHDDALEMTIYFR; from the coding sequence ATGAAGAAGATTATTGTTATAATCTTAATACTAATCGCCAGTTTGATAGGACTCTATTTCTGGAGCAGTCCTTCGGCTGAAGCTCCGATGGATATGACGAGTATGGCTGAGAAAGAGGGCATCATCCGCGTCACCACTCCTTTACCGGAACAGGTTATAACAAGCCCGCTTATAGTGGAGGGGGAGGCGAGAGGGTACTGGTTCTTTGAGGCAACTTTCCCTCTTGTCCTTACTGACTGGGACGGCAGGATTATCGCTCAGAGTTATGCCACAGCTCTTGATGAATGGATGACGGAGGATTTTGTGCCGTTTAGAGGGGTGCTTGAGTTTGAAGAACCGGAGTTTATCGGCGAGTTTTCTAATAGAGGAGCATTGATATTGAAGAAAGATAACCCTTCCGGACTTCCGGAGCACGACGATGCTCTGGAGATGACAATTTATTTTAGATAA
- a CDS encoding HD domain-containing protein translates to MNNKDLGNITNFLFEVGMLAKTPRSGFFFLGSGEQSVAEHINRVSYIGFVLASMDKSIDASKVMKMCLFHDLAETRISDLNYVHQKYIESKEDEALKDLTKPLPFGEEIKETIKEYEDRETKEAKLAKDADILELLLSLKEQVDIGNERAKTWIPSLIKRFLTEEAKMLAEVIVKTDSDDWWFGDKDDGWWVNRNKN, encoded by the coding sequence ATGAATAATAAGGATCTGGGGAATATAACAAATTTCTTATTTGAAGTTGGTATGCTTGCCAAAACGCCTAGAAGCGGTTTTTTCTTTTTAGGTAGTGGAGAGCAGAGTGTGGCAGAGCATATAAATAGGGTGTCTTATATAGGATTCGTTCTTGCTTCAATGGATAAGAGTATAGATGCTTCTAAGGTGATGAAAATGTGTCTATTTCATGATTTAGCCGAGACAAGAATTTCAGATTTGAATTATGTCCATCAAAAATACATTGAAAGTAAAGAAGACGAAGCATTAAAAGATTTGACGAAGCCATTGCCATTTGGAGAAGAGATAAAAGAGACAATAAAAGAATATGAAGACAGGGAAACAAAAGAGGCGAAATTAGCCAAAGATGCTGATATATTAGAACTCCTTCTTTCTCTAAAAGAACAGGTGGATATAGGCAATGAGAGAGCAAAGACATGGATACCTTCACTTATTAAAAGATTTCTTACTGAAGAAGCAAAGATGCTTGCTGAAGTTATAGTTAAAACGGATTCAGATGATTGGTGGTTTGGTGACAAGGATGATGGCTGGTGGGTGAACAGGAATAAAAATTAA
- a CDS encoding SemiSWEET family transporter, with amino-acid sequence MIETIVTLIDVLMSVGYFPQAYKIYKNKFAGDISILTYIIFSTGTFIWVLYGIYLKDLPIVFSFAIGVFGSWSVLALALYYRKR; translated from the coding sequence ATGATAGAAACAATAGTAACGTTGATAGATGTGCTTATGTCTGTTGGTTATTTCCCTCAAGCATATAAGATTTATAAAAATAAATTTGCAGGAGATATTTCTATTCTAACTTATATTATCTTTAGCACTGGGACTTTTATTTGGGTATTATACGGTATTTATCTGAAAGATTTGCCTATCGTGTTTAGTTTTGCAATAGGCGTGTTTGGTTCTTGGTCTGTTTTAGCTCTCGCATTATATTATCGGAAACGATAA
- a CDS encoding DNA alkylation repair protein encodes MLKKLKKDLRNKADSDKAKVLQGFFKTGVGQYGEGDVFLGVTVPESRKIAVRYEKLSFPEISELLKSKIHEERFVALLVLVHNFKEGDEGEMKKIFNFYLKNTRFINNWDLVDLSADKIVGAYLSNMKDREVLHKLAKSKNLWERRIAIVATFNFIKNDEFRDTLKIAEILLEDDHDLIHKAVGWMLREAGKRSLESEESFLRKHYKKMPRTMLRYAIERFPEKKRQAYLKKSAS; translated from the coding sequence ATGCTTAAAAAGCTCAAAAAAGATCTAAGGAATAAAGCCGACTCGGATAAAGCGAAAGTGCTTCAGGGCTTCTTTAAGACCGGAGTGGGGCAGTATGGAGAAGGGGATGTTTTTCTCGGTGTGACGGTGCCGGAATCAAGGAAGATTGCCGTTAGGTATGAGAAGTTGAGCTTTCCGGAAATAAGTGAGCTTCTAAAATCAAAAATCCACGAGGAAAGATTCGTGGCGCTTCTTGTCCTCGTTCATAATTTTAAAGAAGGTGATGAAGGCGAGATGAAAAAGATCTTTAACTTTTATCTGAAGAATACTCGTTTTATAAATAATTGGGATCTGGTTGACTTGTCGGCAGACAAGATAGTCGGGGCATATTTGTCTAACATGAAAGATAGAGAGGTCCTACATAAGTTAGCTAAGTCAAAGAATCTTTGGGAGAGAAGAATTGCGATTGTCGCGACTTTTAATTTTATAAAAAATGATGAGTTTAGAGATACTCTTAAGATAGCAGAGATCCTTTTAGAAGATGACCATGACCTCATTCATAAGGCCGTAGGTTGGATGCTCCGAGAGGCGGGGAAGCGTTCACTTGAGAGCGAAGAAAGTTTCTTGAGAAAACATTATAAAAAGATGCCCCGCACCATGCTTCGCTATGCGATAGAGCGGTTCCCGGAGAAAAAGAGGCAAGCGTATCTAAAGAAGTCGGCTAGTTAA
- the obgE gene encoding GTPase ObgE, which yields MAFIDEMKIHMEAGRGGDGVVRWRHEKGKEFAGPAGGNGGRGGSVYAVAIRDVHILSRYRAKKEFKAERGQDGGSDSLFGVAGKDLEILLPVGSIITNLKTGKKISLQEEGEKVLLLKGGNGGKGNEVYKSSVNRSPKNWTPGKQGEEADFFIEIELIADIGLIGLPNAGKTSLLNSLTSAKGKIGDYPFTTLEPNLGECFGYIISDIPGLIEGASLGKGLGHKFLRHIKRTKMLVHLISLENDNPVKTYQTVRKELKEYDPELMTKKEVVVLTKTDIINDSVYIKKIIAKMKKINPKVFTVSLYDDDKVKELKETLLKEVSEKENS from the coding sequence ATGGCATTTATAGATGAGATGAAAATCCACATGGAGGCTGGGCGTGGCGGTGACGGTGTTGTCCGGTGGAGGCATGAGAAGGGAAAAGAGTTTGCTGGTCCTGCCGGTGGAAACGGCGGAAGAGGCGGTTCCGTGTATGCGGTAGCTATTCGTGACGTGCATATACTCTCTCGCTATAGAGCTAAGAAAGAGTTTAAAGCCGAGCGCGGACAAGATGGTGGAAGTGATAGTCTCTTTGGTGTGGCCGGTAAAGACTTGGAGATACTTCTCCCTGTCGGCTCTATAATTACGAATTTGAAGACTGGTAAAAAGATATCCCTACAAGAGGAGGGTGAGAAGGTTCTCCTGCTTAAGGGCGGTAATGGTGGCAAGGGCAATGAAGTTTACAAAAGTTCCGTAAACCGCAGTCCTAAGAATTGGACACCGGGTAAACAGGGCGAAGAAGCTGATTTTTTCATAGAGATTGAACTTATTGCCGATATCGGGCTTATAGGCTTGCCGAACGCGGGCAAAACAAGCCTTTTAAATTCTTTAACATCTGCCAAGGGGAAGATTGGGGATTATCCATTTACTACGCTTGAGCCAAATCTCGGCGAGTGTTTCGGTTATATTATTTCAGATATCCCCGGTCTTATTGAGGGAGCTTCTTTAGGCAAGGGGCTTGGGCATAAATTCTTGCGGCATATTAAGCGCACAAAAATGCTAGTTCATTTGATTTCGCTTGAGAATGATAATCCTGTGAAAACATATCAAACAGTCAGAAAAGAACTTAAGGAGTATGACCCTGAACTTATGACTAAAAAAGAAGTAGTAGTTCTTACAAAAACAGACATTATAAACGACTCGGTTTATATTAAAAAAATTATCGCAAAAATGAAGAAAATCAATCCGAAAGTTTTTACCGTTTCTTTATACGATGATGATAAAGTTAAAGAATTAAAGGAGACTCTTCTTAAAGAAGTTTCAGAAAAAGAAAACTCGTAA
- a CDS encoding ATP-binding cassette domain-containing protein, with amino-acid sequence MAKNEVIIRFDDVSFEYGHNNPILDEVSFPIRRGSKITLMGQNGAGKSTIFRLVEGELKPESGSIHIAPRVSIASSKQVIPREEMDLTIREFFEKRFQEKVYDIDPRIDAVLDVVNLNIPHKRIVKSFSGGQQARLLMAGALIQNPDILLLDEPTNNLDKEGIAHLTKFLIDYKKTCIVISHDADFLNAFTHGVLYLDVFTRKVEQYVGNYFDLVAEISAKIEKENKKNAQLAKEIQENKDKANFFANKGGQMRLVAKKMREKAEEMEEAKVDVRKEDRTIRSFAIPCQPDIVGEILNISSYNVIKNHKPAEHKAKISLKKNQHLLLTGPNGIGKSTLLEVIASWKAKGAKIMQGVKVGYYRQDFSTLNFEDTVYEALASVMEKVVEENLRAVASGFLIGDDIINVKIGRLSEGQKGLVAFAQLVLQKPGLLILDEPTNHINFRHIPVIANALNRYEGAMVLVSHVPEFVSQIRIDETLDLSK; translated from the coding sequence ATGGCAAAAAATGAAGTTATAATTAGATTTGATGATGTGTCCTTTGAATACGGGCATAATAACCCCATCTTAGATGAGGTGAGCTTTCCTATTAGAAGAGGGTCAAAGATTACACTAATGGGGCAAAATGGAGCTGGTAAGAGTACAATCTTCCGGCTTGTTGAAGGCGAACTTAAGCCTGAGTCGGGTTCTATTCATATTGCGCCAAGAGTTAGTATCGCTTCTTCTAAGCAAGTTATCCCGCGCGAAGAGATGGATTTGACGATAAGAGAATTTTTTGAAAAACGCTTCCAAGAGAAAGTGTATGACATCGACCCGAGGATTGACGCTGTTCTCGATGTGGTTAATTTAAACATTCCGCATAAGCGTATTGTTAAGTCTTTTTCCGGCGGACAACAGGCTCGCCTTCTTATGGCGGGGGCTTTGATCCAAAACCCGGACATACTTCTCTTAGACGAACCTACTAATAATTTAGATAAAGAAGGGATTGCCCACTTAACAAAATTTTTGATTGATTATAAGAAGACCTGTATCGTCATCTCCCATGACGCCGACTTCTTAAATGCTTTCACCCATGGAGTTTTGTACCTAGATGTTTTCACTCGCAAGGTTGAACAGTATGTTGGAAATTATTTTGATTTAGTGGCAGAGATATCCGCAAAAATTGAAAAAGAGAATAAGAAGAACGCGCAACTGGCAAAAGAGATACAAGAGAATAAAGATAAGGCGAATTTCTTCGCTAATAAAGGCGGACAGATGAGATTGGTTGCTAAAAAGATGAGAGAGAAGGCCGAAGAAATGGAAGAGGCTAAGGTGGATGTAAGAAAAGAAGATAGGACTATTCGTTCATTTGCGATTCCTTGTCAGCCTGATATTGTAGGAGAGATTTTAAATATATCGTCGTATAATGTCATAAAGAATCATAAACCCGCAGAACACAAAGCCAAGATTTCTCTAAAAAAGAATCAGCATCTATTATTGACGGGGCCTAATGGCATAGGCAAGAGTACTTTGCTTGAAGTTATCGCTTCATGGAAAGCGAAAGGCGCTAAGATTATGCAAGGTGTAAAAGTCGGCTATTATAGACAGGATTTTTCCACCCTCAACTTTGAGGATACCGTATATGAGGCGCTCGCAAGCGTGATGGAAAAAGTGGTTGAAGAAAATCTGCGCGCGGTTGCCTCCGGTTTCCTTATTGGAGATGATATTATAAATGTGAAGATTGGCAGGTTATCTGAGGGACAGAAAGGATTAGTCGCTTTCGCTCAGCTTGTCTTACAAAAACCCGGTCTTCTTATCCTTGATGAGCCTACTAACCACATTAACTTTAGGCATATACCTGTTATTGCGAATGCATTAAACAGGTATGAAGGAGCGATGGTGTTGGTAAGTCACGTACCCGAGTTTGTGAGTCAGATTAGGATTGACGAGACATTAGACTTAAGTAAATAA